In Aureibaculum algae, the following are encoded in one genomic region:
- a CDS encoding IS1182 family transposase, protein MQGKKEYQEKLFTQFRMSDRIPKENFYRRLNGELDLHFLYVLTRPYYGDSGQKSIDPTVFFKLCLVGYLENIISDRQLIAHCSLRLDILYFLGYDIDEELPWHSTISRTRQLYPEKVFEEVFTRVLIMCVDKGMVSGHTQAIDSAPIKANASMDTLELKVPEEELEDHLKKLRHISSMDKQKPIRKAKENKASDAQKKISATKQELSAIKSRNKKWSKDQDQRTGANNKNSKYTSNKTHYSPTDPDAKISVKPGKARKLNYMSQLSVDTGHHVITDIKAYKADKKDSQYLQDIVPRLKKRLNKQGILWQNLVADTGYSDGENYAFLEKIGLRSFIPPHGTYKGGPEDFEYVKQEDHYLCPEGHIVPFKKVFNDYRTGSKKKEYRISSKICRDCPIRKQCLGKTAQEKKFSVTYYREEYERNNHRVSSNQGRYMKSKRQSTVEPVFGTLTQFMGLRKINTIGIEQANKVMHLSAIAYNLKKYLKFTSKVVRSDAKSLALYLTHCFWHILSRSSHFKPFKKDEIGDRKNYSHA, encoded by the coding sequence ATGCAAGGCAAAAAAGAGTATCAAGAGAAATTATTCACTCAATTCCGAATGAGTGATCGGATTCCAAAGGAGAATTTTTATCGACGATTAAATGGGGAATTAGACCTACATTTTCTATATGTACTGACACGTCCTTATTATGGAGACAGTGGTCAAAAGAGCATAGATCCTACCGTGTTTTTCAAGTTGTGTTTGGTGGGATATTTAGAGAATATTATCAGTGATCGACAGTTGATTGCCCATTGTAGTTTACGTTTGGACATATTGTATTTTTTAGGCTATGATATTGATGAAGAGTTGCCCTGGCATAGCACAATAAGTCGTACGCGTCAATTATATCCAGAAAAAGTTTTTGAAGAAGTCTTTACGCGTGTTTTAATTATGTGTGTTGACAAAGGCATGGTAAGTGGCCATACTCAAGCGATAGATTCTGCTCCAATAAAGGCAAATGCCTCGATGGATACCTTGGAGTTAAAAGTGCCTGAAGAAGAATTAGAAGACCACTTAAAAAAGCTACGCCATATCAGTAGCATGGATAAACAAAAGCCTATTCGAAAAGCCAAAGAGAATAAAGCTTCAGATGCTCAAAAAAAAATTAGTGCCACCAAGCAAGAATTGTCTGCTATTAAAAGTCGGAATAAAAAATGGTCAAAAGATCAAGATCAACGCACGGGTGCAAACAATAAAAACTCAAAATACACCTCAAACAAAACGCATTATAGTCCCACCGATCCGGATGCTAAAATTAGTGTAAAGCCAGGCAAGGCACGCAAGCTGAACTATATGAGTCAGCTAAGTGTTGACACTGGACATCATGTAATCACTGACATTAAAGCGTATAAGGCAGATAAGAAAGACAGCCAATACTTACAAGACATTGTACCTCGATTAAAAAAACGATTGAACAAACAAGGGATCTTATGGCAAAATCTAGTGGCCGATACAGGCTATAGTGATGGAGAGAATTATGCTTTTTTGGAAAAAATAGGTTTACGAAGTTTTATACCACCTCACGGGACGTATAAAGGCGGTCCTGAGGATTTTGAATATGTCAAACAAGAGGATCATTATCTCTGTCCAGAGGGTCATATCGTTCCCTTTAAAAAAGTGTTTAATGATTATAGAACAGGTAGTAAGAAAAAGGAATATAGAATCTCCTCAAAAATTTGTAGAGACTGTCCGATAAGAAAACAATGTTTAGGTAAGACAGCACAAGAAAAGAAATTTTCGGTAACTTATTACAGAGAAGAATACGAACGAAATAACCATCGCGTAAGCAGCAACCAAGGTCGTTATATGAAATCAAAACGACAGAGTACTGTTGAACCTGTCTTTGGAACGCTAACTCAATTCATGGGCTTACGTAAAATAAATACCATTGGCATTGAGCAAGCCAACAAGGTGATGCATCTCTCCGCCATTGCCTACAACCTGAAAAAGTACCTAAAATTCACAAGTAAAGTTGTCAGAAGTGATGCCAAATCACTTGCGCTGTACTTAACTCACTGTTTTTGGCATATATTGAGCAGATCAAGCCATTTTAAGCCTTTTAAAAAAGATGAAATAGGGGACAGAAAAAATTATAGCCACGCTTAA
- a CDS encoding KAP family P-loop NTPase fold protein → MNIKHPEIEIEEKNPFANCKLDREKYSKVLTNIILSYPNGFVLALNNKWGAGKTTFVKMWEQHLKNNEYQTLYFNAWGNDFENNPLTALMGELKTITTKRTEPEFKKTLKKAAILTKNIAPIIAKAIADKYIDTEGIKEAIVGITEGLSDVFENEVQEYEKKKKSIADFRQGLSEFIANTNKGKPLIFIIDELDRCRPNYAVSILEQIKHFFSVPNIVFILSIDKEQLGNAVKGVYGSADLDADEYLRRFIDIEYSIPEPEVDVFYKYLYEYFKFDEFFKSPERLKYSGVQEDKANFIATCKLLFTNTNVPLRQQEKIFAHSRLALRGFGVDNYVIPHLFLFLTFIKIRHNSFYEKLKSKSLSIREVQEEFLSVIKIEVNEETERPLMFLEVYIVNAYNNYFQEKYHRKSLYERDPETGKNKALINSIIKKDAEYDFMHILESIISRHGIVGLGLSHFTKRIDLLEDLKT, encoded by the coding sequence ATGAACATTAAACATCCTGAAATTGAGATAGAAGAGAAAAACCCTTTTGCAAATTGTAAATTAGATAGGGAAAAATACTCCAAAGTCCTGACTAATATTATTCTTTCCTATCCAAACGGATTTGTTCTTGCTCTTAACAATAAATGGGGTGCCGGAAAAACTACGTTTGTGAAAATGTGGGAACAACACTTGAAGAATAATGAGTACCAAACATTATATTTTAATGCATGGGGGAACGATTTTGAAAATAATCCATTAACAGCGTTAATGGGAGAATTAAAAACTATTACAACTAAAAGGACTGAGCCTGAGTTCAAAAAAACATTGAAAAAAGCAGCAATCCTCACAAAAAATATTGCGCCAATAATTGCAAAGGCTATTGCGGACAAATATATTGACACCGAGGGAATAAAAGAGGCAATTGTAGGAATCACGGAAGGGCTATCTGATGTATTTGAGAATGAAGTTCAAGAGTATGAAAAAAAGAAAAAGAGTATTGCAGATTTTCGTCAAGGCTTATCAGAATTCATTGCAAATACCAATAAAGGGAAGCCCCTAATTTTCATAATTGATGAGCTTGATAGATGTCGTCCAAATTATGCTGTATCCATTTTAGAACAAATAAAACACTTCTTTTCTGTTCCTAATATTGTTTTCATTTTATCCATCGATAAAGAACAACTTGGAAATGCAGTAAAAGGAGTCTATGGAAGTGCAGATTTAGATGCAGATGAATATTTGCGACGTTTTATTGATATAGAATATTCAATTCCTGAACCAGAAGTAGATGTTTTTTACAAATATTTGTACGAATATTTTAAATTTGACGAATTCTTCAAGTCGCCAGAAAGACTTAAATATTCAGGAGTACAAGAAGACAAAGCAAATTTTATAGCAACCTGTAAATTACTCTTCACTAATACAAATGTACCACTAAGGCAACAAGAAAAAATATTTGCGCATTCTCGTTTGGCTCTTCGAGGTTTTGGCGTTGACAACTATGTTATTCCTCACCTATTCTTATTTCTAACTTTCATTAAAATAAGACATAACAGCTTTTATGAGAAATTGAAAAGTAAAAGCTTGAGCATTCGAGAAGTACAAGAAGAATTTTTGTCTGTGATTAAAATTGAGGTAAACGAAGAAACGGAGAGACCACTTATGTTCCTTGAGGTTTACATAGTAAATGCTTACAACAATTATTTTCAAGAAAAATATCACCGAAAATCTTTATACGAAAGAGATCCAGAAACTGGTAAAAACAAGGCCCTAATCAATTCAATTATTAAAAAAGATGCTGAATATGACTTTATGCATATTTTAGAAAGTATAATTAGTAGACATGGGATAGTAGGTTTAGGTTTATCCCATTTTACTAAACGAATTGACTTACTTGAGGATTTGAAAACGTGA
- a CDS encoding transposase, translating into MYKNDRVTRRYSEPFKLKILAELSTGKYTKSQLGKLYSIAPTTINEWIRKYERNDLMNTRVMVETKDEITRIKALQKEIEQLKKLVLKKDLDELVNESYLEVAAQKLGYKNVLELKKKLNI; encoded by the coding sequence ATGTATAAAAATGACAGAGTAACTAGACGTTACAGTGAACCTTTTAAATTAAAAATTTTAGCCGAACTTAGTACTGGTAAATACACAAAGAGTCAATTAGGAAAACTCTACAGTATTGCACCTACAACCATCAATGAATGGATCAGAAAGTACGAACGTAATGACTTAATGAACACTAGAGTTATGGTAGAAACCAAAGATGAGATAACACGAATTAAAGCACTCCAAAAAGAGATTGAACAACTTAAAAAACTAGTCTTGAAAAAGGATTTAGATGAGCTGGTAAATGAGTCTTACTTGGAAGTAGCCGCTCAAAAACTAGGCTATAAGAATGTTTTAGAACTTAAAAAAAAACTAAACATCTAG
- a CDS encoding tetratricopeptide repeat protein yields the protein MDSTYLPALLNRGIVYVHSERIEKALADFNKSIELNPTEPASYLNRAVAYRESDKNDLACLDLKKAKLLGISEKYNSDMTDKMIVELNCGK from the coding sequence ATGGATTCGACATATTTACCGGCTCTTTTGAACAGAGGGATAGTTTACGTACATAGTGAGCGAATTGAAAAAGCTTTAGCCGATTTTAATAAATCTATTGAATTAAACCCTACAGAGCCAGCATCTTATCTGAACAGAGCTGTTGCTTATAGAGAATCTGATAAAAATGATTTAGCTTGTTTAGATTTAAAAAAAGCGAAATTACTCGGGATTTCAGAAAAGTATAATTCTGATATGACGGACAAAATGATTGTCGAGCTAAATTGCGGAAAATAA
- a CDS encoding IS110 family RNA-guided transposase — MKTKDTTRSKLFIGIDVHKRSWKIRTATDLFDGSSLTIPPDAFSLKKYVDRHFKGYTVYCCYESGCCGFSHYRHFISFGWHAKVVNPADVHRPAKAQFQKTDKIDARMLCKELKDGRLKGIHVPSIEREQLRCLFRRRNELVKEHRKIKTQIKMQLLYLGIEIPKPFDNSHWSHNFRDWLRNLTFEYPTMDYCFETRLITYEYIDKQKRDVSTKLRAYCRKHYKKDYYLLRSVPGVGGIVACGLLCELGDLRRFKNFKQLASYVGLVPWVHQSGDNLKTSGLTPRANRLMRSYLVEATWQALRFDPVMQAYYRSHSGKDVKRILVKVARKLLSRIHAVIRTEIPYEVGVVS; from the coding sequence ATGAAAACAAAGGATACTACTAGATCAAAGTTATTTATTGGAATTGACGTACACAAGCGAAGTTGGAAAATTCGTACTGCAACGGATCTTTTTGATGGATCATCGTTAACTATTCCACCAGATGCATTTAGTTTAAAAAAGTATGTGGATAGGCATTTTAAGGGATATACTGTTTATTGCTGTTATGAATCGGGTTGTTGTGGCTTTAGTCATTATCGACATTTTATTTCATTTGGATGGCATGCAAAGGTTGTTAACCCTGCAGATGTTCATCGTCCAGCCAAGGCCCAGTTTCAAAAGACCGACAAGATCGATGCACGTATGTTATGTAAAGAATTAAAGGATGGCCGACTCAAAGGAATTCATGTTCCTTCAATAGAACGAGAGCAGTTAAGATGTTTGTTTCGTCGAAGAAATGAGCTGGTTAAAGAACATCGAAAAATAAAGACTCAAATAAAGATGCAATTGTTGTATTTGGGGATTGAAATTCCAAAGCCATTTGACAATAGTCATTGGTCTCATAATTTTAGAGATTGGTTAAGAAATTTGACTTTTGAATATCCTACAATGGATTATTGTTTTGAGACACGTCTTATTACCTATGAATATATAGATAAGCAAAAGCGAGATGTGAGTACAAAATTACGTGCCTATTGTCGTAAGCATTATAAGAAAGATTATTATTTATTACGATCAGTTCCGGGAGTAGGAGGCATAGTAGCTTGTGGATTATTATGTGAATTGGGTGATTTAAGGCGTTTTAAAAATTTCAAACAATTAGCCAGTTATGTAGGATTGGTTCCCTGGGTACACCAAAGTGGAGATAATCTCAAAACTTCAGGGTTAACCCCAAGAGCAAATCGGCTAATGCGTAGTTATTTGGTAGAAGCTACTTGGCAAGCGTTGCGTTTTGATCCAGTTATGCAGGCCTATTATCGGTCACATTCAGGTAAAGATGTCAAACGCATATTGGTAAAAGTAGCGAGGAAACTCTTGAGTCGAATTCATGCAGTAATTAGAACTGAAATTCCTTATGAAGTAGGTGTAGTTAGTTAA
- a CDS encoding IS110 family RNA-guided transposase, which produces MKNYEEVVGIDVSKKTIDAYCYQAQVHKEFVNDLIGYKRLLKWVLKQTKTSKVFYCFENTGYYSLKLALYLHSQDIVYVEESPLKIKRSSGVVKEKTDKLDAKLIARYAWLYREELQPSTVKSMSHLELGRLLALRDQLVRNNAGLKGTLKEMKVLLSSPTTDFGCISLKRSIDYLSKQVKGIEDRIKEIITADDTMNKNYELLSSLKGVGLVVACQLIYHTGNFTRFASWRAFSSYCGTAPFEHRSGTSIHRRKQCHYLGDRKMKSLLSMASVSAIQHDTELRLYYKRKLAEGKDKMLAINNVRNKLIARAFAVVKRGTPYVVLQQHAA; this is translated from the coding sequence ATGAAAAATTACGAAGAAGTAGTAGGAATTGATGTATCAAAAAAAACAATTGATGCTTATTGTTATCAAGCACAAGTCCACAAAGAGTTTGTTAATGATTTAATAGGATATAAAAGACTATTAAAATGGGTTTTGAAACAGACAAAAACAAGCAAGGTTTTTTACTGTTTTGAGAATACAGGTTATTACTCCTTAAAGTTAGCACTTTATTTACATAGTCAAGATATTGTTTATGTAGAAGAAAGTCCATTAAAAATAAAACGCTCCAGCGGAGTTGTAAAAGAGAAAACAGATAAGTTAGACGCCAAACTTATAGCAAGATACGCATGGCTTTACAGAGAAGAGTTACAGCCAAGTACAGTAAAGAGTATGTCTCATTTAGAGTTAGGCAGATTACTAGCTTTAAGAGATCAATTAGTAAGAAACAATGCAGGACTTAAAGGCACTTTAAAAGAGATGAAAGTACTATTGTCAAGTCCAACAACAGATTTTGGATGTATTAGCTTAAAACGCAGTATAGATTACTTATCTAAGCAAGTAAAAGGTATAGAAGATAGAATTAAAGAGATAATCACAGCAGATGATACTATGAACAAGAATTACGAATTACTATCCAGTCTTAAAGGTGTTGGTTTAGTAGTTGCATGTCAACTAATTTATCACACAGGAAATTTCACTCGATTTGCTAGTTGGCGAGCCTTTTCTAGCTATTGTGGTACAGCACCATTTGAGCATCGCTCAGGTACTAGTATACATCGCAGAAAACAATGTCATTATTTAGGAGATAGAAAAATGAAAAGTTTGCTGAGTATGGCAAGTGTATCAGCAATACAACATGACACCGAATTAAGACTGTATTATAAAAGAAAATTGGCAGAAGGAAAAGATAAAATGTTAGCCATAAATAATGTTAGAAATAAACTAATAGCTAGAGCTTTTGCAGTTGTAAAAAGAGGAACACCTTATGTGGTTCTTCAGCAACATGCAGCTTAA
- a CDS encoding IS3 family transposase — protein sequence MLAVSKDKGLTSIANICNCFDLKRDAFYKYRNRYKQRHIFKNQIIEIVKKRRKSLPREGVRKLMKSLKKDFDKEKLKVGRDTLFNVLREHQMLTLRKKYSCRTTNSYHRFYKYNNIIKNIEVNRPNQVWVSDITYIRTVKGFCYLALITDMHSRKIVGYDLSDSLELKGCIRALNKAIYQAKNIDGLIHHSDRGIQYCSNVYTQILKRKKINISMTEENHCYENAMAERVNGILKDEFYLDQTFTNVAHAKRATKNAINLYNEIRLHLSLDFKTPNMVYKLSA from the coding sequence ATATTAGCTGTATCTAAAGACAAGGGACTTACATCTATTGCTAACATTTGCAATTGTTTTGATTTAAAACGTGATGCCTTTTATAAATACCGTAACAGGTATAAACAAAGACATATATTTAAAAATCAGATCATTGAAATCGTTAAAAAAAGACGTAAGTCCTTACCTAGAGAAGGGGTGCGTAAACTCATGAAATCGTTGAAGAAAGACTTTGATAAAGAGAAACTAAAAGTGGGTAGAGACACCTTGTTTAATGTCCTTAGAGAACATCAAATGTTAACTCTTAGAAAGAAATACAGTTGTAGAACAACGAACTCTTATCATCGGTTTTATAAGTATAACAATATCATAAAAAATATTGAAGTTAATAGACCTAATCAAGTTTGGGTATCTGACATCACCTATATCAGAACCGTAAAAGGGTTTTGTTATCTAGCACTAATAACAGACATGCATTCGCGTAAAATTGTAGGATATGACCTGAGTGATAGCCTAGAATTAAAAGGTTGTATAAGAGCTCTTAATAAAGCGATATACCAAGCTAAAAATATTGATGGATTAATACATCATTCGGATAGAGGAATACAATATTGCAGTAATGTATACACCCAAATACTTAAAAGAAAAAAAATAAACATTAGTATGACTGAAGAAAACCATTGTTATGAAAATGCAATGGCCGAGCGTGTAAATGGTATTTTAAAAGATGAATTTTATTTAGACCAGACCTTTACTAATGTAGCACACGCCAAAAGAGCTACAAAAAATGCAATTAATTTATATAATGAAATAAGATTACACTTATCTTTAGACTTTAAAACACCAAATATGGTATATAAATTATCAGCCTAA
- a CDS encoding PIN domain-containing protein, with protein sequence MKIVINDANILIDLVKLELIDAFSKLDFDLHTTDFVLDELNDEQRTPIVNLNSGKKLTVIETIETTDFQGITTILEKSTGLSFEDCSVWYYSKKMSGILLTGDGKLRKQASKDNIEVRGIIYLFDVLLNQNLISFQEAVEKIKQLMLLNNRLPKKEIDKRIELWNDEKYVG encoded by the coding sequence ATGAAAATTGTTATTAATGATGCTAACATCTTAATCGACTTAGTAAAACTAGAACTTATAGATGCTTTTTCCAAGCTAGACTTTGATCTACATACGACAGACTTTGTTCTTGATGAATTAAATGATGAGCAAAGGACACCAATTGTAAATTTAAACAGTGGAAAAAAACTTACTGTAATAGAAACCATAGAAACAACAGATTTTCAAGGCATAACTACAATTTTGGAAAAAAGCACAGGGTTAAGTTTTGAAGATTGTTCTGTTTGGTATTACAGCAAGAAAATGTCAGGAATTCTCTTAACTGGTGACGGAAAATTAAGAAAACAAGCTAGTAAGGATAATATTGAGGTTCGTGGAATAATTTATCTCTTTGATGTACTTCTAAATCAAAATCTGATAAGTTTCCAAGAAGCAGTTGAAAAAATTAAACAATTAATGTTGCTCAATAACAGGCTTCCGAAAAAAGAGATCGATAAGAGGATTGAGCTGTGGAATGATGAAAAATACGTTGGGTAA
- a CDS encoding helix-turn-helix domain-containing protein: MEKLVANRIKNARILKCLSQQNVADELGVSKQMVSKYENGEAIPTSSRFLKLSKLFGLKIDYFFSSFQVELGEINFRKKSSFSIKKQSSLKEQIKINLENYIWLEDTLSIDYSFKNAIENISINKIEDVEKAVLKLRNEWNIGIDPIHNIIQLLEDKEIKVIELYDVDDKFDGLATYVNGKYPVIVVNGNFPVERKRFTLLHELGHLLLNLPNCETKKEEQFCNKFAAEFLFPREIVVKEFGGKRNHITLAELIATQKKYGISIPAIVYRLVDSGILSKQRHSDFYKKTRFNPSLDREVNASRFETPEKSSRFEQLVYRALSQENISISKASSLLNKNIENVKESSLI; the protein is encoded by the coding sequence ATGGAAAAATTAGTCGCTAATCGTATTAAAAATGCAAGAATACTTAAATGCTTGTCTCAACAAAATGTTGCGGACGAGTTAGGTGTTTCTAAGCAAATGGTAAGCAAATATGAAAATGGAGAAGCCATACCTACTAGTTCAAGGTTTTTAAAATTATCAAAGTTATTTGGATTGAAAATTGACTATTTCTTTAGTTCTTTTCAAGTTGAGTTAGGCGAAATAAATTTTAGAAAAAAATCTAGTTTTTCAATAAAAAAACAAAGCTCTTTAAAAGAGCAAATCAAAATTAATTTAGAAAATTATATTTGGCTAGAAGACACTCTTTCTATTGATTATAGTTTTAAAAATGCAATAGAGAATATTAGCATTAACAAAATAGAAGATGTAGAAAAAGCAGTCCTAAAATTAAGAAATGAATGGAATATTGGAATTGACCCAATACATAACATTATCCAGCTATTGGAGGACAAAGAAATCAAAGTCATTGAGTTGTATGATGTGGATGATAAGTTTGACGGTTTAGCTACTTATGTTAATGGAAAATACCCAGTAATTGTTGTCAACGGAAATTTTCCTGTTGAACGAAAAAGATTTACTTTACTTCACGAATTAGGACATTTACTGCTCAATCTTCCTAATTGTGAAACTAAAAAAGAAGAACAGTTTTGTAACAAGTTTGCAGCTGAATTTCTCTTCCCTAGAGAAATTGTCGTAAAAGAATTCGGTGGAAAAAGAAACCACATTACTCTTGCTGAATTAATTGCTACTCAAAAAAAATATGGAATAAGCATTCCAGCAATTGTCTATAGATTAGTTGATTCTGGAATTCTAAGTAAACAACGTCATTCAGATTTTTATAAAAAGACAAGGTTTAACCCTTCTTTAGATAGAGAAGTAAATGCATCACGTTTTGAAACCCCTGAAAAATCTTCTCGATTCGAACAGTTAGTTTACAGAGCTTTATCGCAGGAAAACATTTCTATAAGTAAAGCATCCTCACTATTAAATAAGAATATTGAGAATGTTAAGGAAAGTTCATTAATATAG
- a CDS encoding winged helix-turn-helix transcriptional regulator, which translates to MKEKNLQNCPLTQALLVIGGKWKPIIISHLRKSPKRFGQLNALIPKISRKVLTTQLQELVRDELLTRQSYAEIPPRVEYRLTEKSKELVPIFKSMSEWGMYLVEKNSENKTLPNNGNRCTSTKIDHLD; encoded by the coding sequence ATGAAAGAAAAGAACCTCCAAAATTGTCCCCTAACTCAAGCACTTTTGGTAATTGGAGGAAAGTGGAAGCCAATAATAATTTCTCATTTACGAAAATCACCAAAGCGTTTTGGACAACTAAATGCATTGATACCTAAAATTTCAAGAAAAGTTTTAACAACTCAATTACAAGAATTGGTTAGAGATGAATTGTTAACTCGCCAAAGTTACGCAGAAATACCTCCTCGTGTTGAATATCGACTTACTGAAAAATCCAAGGAACTTGTACCCATTTTTAAATCAATGTCAGAATGGGGGATGTACTTGGTTGAGAAGAATAGTGAAAATAAAACGCTACCTAACAATGGTAATCGTTGCACAAGCACCAAAATAGACCATCTGGATTAA
- a CDS encoding integrase core domain-containing protein encodes MVWKAKTKMEQKVEFIHEWLTGKYTITELCRSFNISRPTAYKLISRYEKMGLSGLIEQKRAPINHPNRTNQKVENSILKLKNKHMLWGAKKIRILLFKEYAKELIPSVVTVHNILSKNGLVKPQKRSRRVKPVFPIFDPKKCNEVWSADYKGKFLMGNKIYCHPLTIADSKSRFLFTAKGHYKENFISVKQEFTKVFRKYGIPKQIHTDNGSPFGSVAAIQRYTRLSYWFIELGIDPVYSDPARPDQNGRHERMHRDLKAACAKPSAFDLKAQQRSLNRFVKEYNHIRPHESLGMKTPADCHDFSNRPYPEKIPKYDYHSTMKVMKVCQNGAMRWKSYYWVYLTSGLKGKYVGAQDQGNGIWRVFYRDVFLGYFNEKKIRDKQVSIRLSQNLV; translated from the coding sequence ATGGTCTGGAAAGCAAAAACTAAAATGGAACAAAAAGTAGAATTTATTCATGAATGGTTAACCGGGAAATATACCATTACAGAACTTTGTAGGTCATTTAATATATCTCGACCTACTGCTTACAAATTGATTTCTCGGTATGAAAAAATGGGACTATCGGGATTAATTGAGCAAAAAAGAGCCCCAATTAATCATCCCAACAGAACCAATCAAAAGGTTGAAAATTCAATCTTAAAATTAAAAAACAAACACATGCTTTGGGGTGCGAAGAAAATTCGGATTTTGTTGTTTAAAGAGTATGCTAAAGAACTTATTCCAAGTGTGGTGACTGTTCACAACATCCTTTCTAAAAATGGCCTAGTTAAACCTCAAAAGCGAAGCAGAAGAGTCAAGCCAGTATTCCCCATTTTCGATCCTAAAAAGTGTAATGAAGTTTGGAGTGCAGACTATAAAGGAAAGTTTTTAATGGGCAATAAAATTTACTGTCATCCACTTACTATAGCCGATTCTAAGAGTAGATTTTTGTTTACAGCAAAAGGGCATTATAAAGAGAACTTCATCTCTGTTAAGCAAGAGTTTACAAAGGTTTTTAGAAAGTATGGCATCCCTAAACAAATACATACAGACAATGGTAGTCCATTTGGATCTGTAGCTGCCATTCAAAGATATACAAGGTTATCTTATTGGTTTATTGAATTGGGAATTGACCCTGTTTATTCCGACCCAGCACGCCCAGACCAAAACGGACGACACGAGCGAATGCACCGTGATTTAAAGGCTGCTTGTGCCAAACCTTCAGCATTTGATCTCAAGGCACAACAACGTAGTTTAAATCGGTTTGTAAAAGAATATAATCACATTAGGCCTCATGAATCTTTAGGAATGAAAACCCCTGCAGATTGCCATGATTTTTCCAATAGACCATACCCTGAAAAAATTCCAAAATATGATTATCATTCAACTATGAAAGTGATGAAAGTATGTCAAAATGGAGCCATGCGGTGGAAGTCATATTATTGGGTATATTTAACTTCTGGACTTAAAGGGAAATATGTCGGTGCTCAAGATCAAGGAAATGGAATTTGGAGAGTATTTTATAGAGACGTATTTTTAGGTTATTTTAACGAAAAAAAAATAAGAGACAAACAAGTATCAATTAGACTAAGTCAGAATCTAGTGTAA